A single region of the Gopherus evgoodei ecotype Sinaloan lineage chromosome 3, rGopEvg1_v1.p, whole genome shotgun sequence genome encodes:
- the LOC115649210 gene encoding uncharacterized protein LOC115649210, translated as MIPRWNPSTILEVQKNLKLLVSKVNEIKLKEIKRTNDLKPTFTFWLHLKPEERNLSVLLHSQLNDLIGKSVGAEKLQMALLSVRDVNECNSGIGMCGDEADCLNEDGTYLCRCKKEYEDRSPTKSGTLCVRIPQSGIGGLFSYLEILVGTTVFFIFILVVVASSLCAILRKRSTKKVCIEEPVSSGTPSAQSQLPVSSIDLNNLGDHLILDPFRPKLRAKPPEWTSQVRAHPNETYRISFEQSECL; from the exons ATGATACCACGCTGGAATCCCAGCACAATCCTGGAG GTACAAAAGAACCTGAAACTCTTGGTAAGCAAAGTCAATGAAATCAAGTTAAAGGAAATCAAAAG GACAAATGACCTAAAACCAACATTCACTTTCTGGTTACACTTAAAACCAGAGGAAAGGAATCTGTCTGTCTTACTCCATTCTCAACTGAATGATCTCATTGGCAAATCTGTGGGAGCTGAGAAGTTGCAGATGGCTTTATTGTCAGTTAGAG ATGTGAATGAATGCAACTCTGGAATTGGAATGTGTGGTGACGAGGCTGACTGCCTCAACGAAGATGGCACTTATTTATGTCGCTGTAAAAAAGAGTACGAAGATCGCTCTCCGACAAAATCTGGCACGCTGTGCGTCCGCATTCCACAATCAG GTATTGGTGGTTTGTTCAGCTACCTGGAAATTCTAGTCGGTACTACAGTATTCTTCATCTTCATCCTCGTGGTGGTGGCAAGCAGTCTGTGCGCAATACTCAGGAAAAGATCCACAAAGAAGGTTTGTATTGAggagccggtttcaagtggaacACCTTCAGCACAGTCTCAGCTGCCTGTATCTTCTATCGATCTGAATAACCTTGGTGACCACCTGATCCTAGATCCCTTCCGGCCAAAGCTCAGAGCCAAGCCCCCAGAATGGACATCACAAGTGCGAGCCCACCCAAATGAGACTTATAGAATCTCCTTTGAGCAATctgaatgtttgtaa